A part of Entelurus aequoreus isolate RoL-2023_Sb linkage group LG03, RoL_Eaeq_v1.1, whole genome shotgun sequence genomic DNA contains:
- the cdkn3 gene encoding cyclin-dependent kinase inhibitor 3, which translates to MRASEFDSSAEEDDDVGEEERTPLDISWLSLAKVESSQFLGICALPGCRYNNIHRSLQRDVEELQKQGVQDVFVLCTRGELSKYRVPSLLEVYRQRGFTVHHEPFLDGDAPELEHCCRILDQLRDSLESRRRTLVHCYGGLGRSGLIAACLLIQLSVTMTANEAIAILRELRGGGAIQTIKQYNFLHDFRERYAAYQERRDVPKERSVSR; encoded by the exons ATGAGGGCGAGCGAGTTTGACTCTTCAGCCGAGGAAGACGATGACGTGGGAGAAGAAGAGCGGACTCCTTTGGACATCTCCTG GTTGTCTTTGGCCAAAGTGGAGTCTTCCCAGTTCCTCGGCATATGTGCACTTCCAG GTTGCAGATATAATAATATCCATAGGAGCCTGCAGAGAGACGTTG AGGAGCTGCAAAAGCAAGGCGTGCAGGACGTGTTTGTGTTGTGCACCAGAGGTGAGCTGTCCAAGTACCGCGTGCCGTCCCTGCTGGAGGTCTACCGGCAGAGGGGCTTCACCGTGCACCACGAGCCCTTCCTGGACGGGGACGCCCCCGAGCTGGAGCATTGCTGCCGGATCCTGGACCAGCTGCGGGACAGCCTGGAGAGCCGGCGCCGAACCCTGGTCCA cTGCTACGGAGGTCTGGGACGCTCCGGCTTAA TCGCCGCCTGCCTGCTCATCCAGCTGTCTGTGACCATGACGGCCAACGAAGCCATCGCCATCCTGCGGGAGCTGCGAGGAGGCGGAGCCATTCAGACCATCAAA CAATACAACTTCCTGCATGACTTCCGGGAGCGATACGCTGCCTACCaggagcgcagagatgtccccaaagaGCGTTCCGTCTCTCGATGA
- the cnih1 gene encoding protein cornichon homolog 1, whose product MAFTFAAFCYMLALLLTAALIFFAIWHIIAFDELKTDYKNPIDQCNTLNPLVLPEYLIHFFFCVMFLCAAEWLTLCLNLPLLAYHVWRYTSRPVMSCPGLYDPTTIMNADILAFCQKEGWCKLAFYLLSFFYYLYGMIYVLVSS is encoded by the exons ATGGCGTTCACATTCGCGGCCTTTTGTTACATGCTAGCGTTGCTGCTCACGGCGGCGCTCATCTTCTTCGCCATTTGGCAC ATAATCGCGTTTGATGAGCTGAAGACGGACTACAAGAACCCCATAGATCAGTGCAACACTTTAAATCCG CTGGTGCTTCCGGAGTatctcatccacttcttcttctgcgTCATGTTCTTGTGCGCGGCCGAGTGGCTAACTCTCTGCCTCAACCTGCCGCTGCTGGCCTATCACGTGTGGAG GTACACGAGCAGACCCGTGATGAGCTGTCCGGGACTCTACGACCCGACCACCATCATGAACGCTGACATCCTGGCCTTCTGTCAGAAGGAAGGCTGGTGCAAGTTGGCCTTCTACCTCCTGTCCTTCTTCTACTATCTCTACGG CATGATCTACGTCCTGGTGAGCTCATAA